A stretch of Acidobacteriota bacterium DNA encodes these proteins:
- the groL gene encoding chaperonin GroEL (60 kDa chaperone family; promotes refolding of misfolded polypeptides especially under stressful conditions; forms two stacked rings of heptamers to form a barrel-shaped 14mer; ends can be capped by GroES; misfolded proteins enter the barrel where they are refolded when GroES binds), producing the protein MAKQIIYGEDARQAILRGVNGLADAVKVTLGPKGRNVVIDKKFGSPTITKDGVTVAKEIDLKDPLENMGAQMVREVASKTSDTAGDGTTTATVLAQAIFREGIKMVVAGANPMELKRGIEKAVEAIVAELKKMSKPVSGEMIGQVGTISANSDDTIGTIIAQAMEKVGKDGVITVEEARSMETSLDVVEGMQFDRGYLSPYFVTDPERMEAVLENPVILIHEKKISSMKDLLPLLEQVARGGRPLIIIAEDVDGEALATLVVNKLRGTLQVAAVKAPGFGDRRKAMLEDIAILTGGRAITEDLGIKLENIKIEDLGKAKKVTIDKDNTTIVEGSGTQGAIEGRVKQLRTQVEETTSDYDREKLQERLAKLVGGVAVIKVGAATETEMKEKKARVEDAMHATKAAVEEGIVPGGGVALLKCAKVLDGLKLEGDQKVGADIVRRAIEAPMRWIATNAGVEGSIIVQKVKEGKSDNYGYNAATDVYEDMVKAGVIDPTKVVRSALQNASSIASLLLTTEAMVSEIPEDKKEAPAGGGPGGGMGGMY; encoded by the coding sequence ATGGCAAAACAGATTATTTACGGTGAAGACGCACGGCAGGCGATTCTGCGCGGCGTCAACGGCCTGGCCGACGCGGTCAAGGTCACTCTCGGTCCCAAGGGCCGCAACGTCGTTATCGACAAAAAGTTCGGCTCCCCCACCATCACCAAGGACGGCGTGACCGTCGCCAAGGAAATCGACCTCAAGGACCCGCTCGAGAACATGGGCGCCCAGATGGTGCGTGAAGTGGCGAGCAAGACGTCGGACACGGCCGGTGACGGCACGACGACTGCCACGGTTCTCGCACAGGCGATCTTCCGCGAGGGCATCAAGATGGTAGTGGCCGGCGCCAACCCGATGGAACTCAAGCGCGGCATCGAAAAGGCCGTCGAGGCCATCGTCGCCGAGCTCAAGAAGATGTCGAAGCCGGTCAGCGGCGAGATGATCGGCCAGGTCGGCACGATCTCCGCGAACAGCGACGACACCATCGGCACGATCATCGCGCAGGCGATGGAGAAGGTGGGCAAGGACGGCGTCATCACGGTTGAGGAAGCGCGCTCCATGGAGACGTCACTCGACGTCGTCGAGGGCATGCAGTTCGACCGCGGTTACCTGTCGCCCTACTTCGTGACCGATCCCGAGCGCATGGAAGCCGTGCTTGAGAACCCGGTCATCCTCATCCACGAAAAGAAGATCTCGTCGATGAAGGACCTCCTGCCCCTGCTCGAGCAGGTGGCGCGTGGTGGCCGTCCGCTCATCATCATCGCGGAAGACGTGGATGGCGAAGCGCTGGCGACCCTCGTGGTCAACAAGCTGCGTGGCACGCTGCAGGTCGCGGCCGTCAAGGCCCCGGGCTTCGGTGATCGCCGCAAGGCCATGCTCGAGGACATCGCGATTCTGACGGGTGGCCGCGCCATCACGGAAGATCTCGGTATCAAGCTCGAGAACATCAAGATCGAGGACCTCGGCAAGGCGAAGAAGGTCACGATCGACAAGGACAACACGACCATCGTTGAGGGCTCGGGCACGCAGGGCGCCATCGAAGGCCGCGTGAAGCAGCTCCGCACGCAGGTTGAAGAGACCACGTCGGACTACGACCGCGAGAAGCTCCAGGAGCGCCTGGCGAAGCTGGTCGGCGGCGTGGCCGTCATCAAGGTCGGTGCCGCCACCGAAACCGAGATGAAGGAAAAGAAGGCACGCGTGGAAGACGCGATGCATGCGACGAAGGCAGCCGTGGAAGAAGGCATCGTTCCCGGCGGCGGCGTTGCGCTGCTGAAGTGCGCCAAGGTGCTGGACGGTCTGAAGCTCGAGGGTGATCAGAAGGTGGGCGCGGACATCGTGCGTCGCGCCATCGAAGCCCCGATGCGCTGGATCGCGACCAACGCGGGCGTCGAAGGCTCGATCATCGTGCAGAAGGTCAAGGAAGGCAAGAGCGACAACTACGGCTACAACGCGGCGACCGACGTCTACGAAGACATGGTCAAGGCCGGCGTCATCGACCCCACGAAGGTGGTGCGCTCCGCGCTGCAGAACGCGTCCTCGATCGCTTCCCTGCTGCTCACGACCGAAGCCATGGTCTCGGAGATTCCTGAAGACAAGAAGGAAGCTCCGGCCGGCGGCGGCCCTGGCGGCGGCATGGGCGGGATGTACTAA
- the vsr gene encoding DNA mismatch endonuclease Vsr, which yields MADIVDVVTRSRMMAGIRGRDTLPERILRAAMHRAGFRYRLNVKSLPGKPDLAFSKYRAVVFVQGCFWHRHLGCVRAATPSSNRRFWQQKFKQNVARDRRNEAKLRQLGWRVATVWECAITRTETEKLSRTIGTWLIKSTSTLEIPKRRRE from the coding sequence TTGGCCGATATTGTCGATGTGGTGACTCGGTCACGGATGATGGCAGGAATTCGTGGACGCGACACACTCCCGGAACGCATTCTCAGGGCAGCAATGCACCGAGCAGGGTTCAGATACCGATTGAACGTGAAGAGCCTGCCAGGCAAGCCTGACTTGGCTTTTTCCAAGTATCGCGCCGTTGTGTTCGTGCAGGGCTGTTTCTGGCATCGGCATCTGGGCTGTGTTCGCGCCGCAACGCCTTCATCCAACCGCAGATTCTGGCAACAGAAGTTCAAGCAGAATGTCGCACGCGACCGGCGGAACGAAGCGAAACTGAGACAGCTCGGCTGGCGGGTCGCAACGGTTTGGGAATGTGCCATCACGCGGACAGAGACCGAGAAGCTGTCCCGGACAATCGGTACGTGGCTCATCAAATCGACATCCACCCTCGAAATTCCGAAGCGTCGCCGGGAATGA
- a CDS encoding DNA cytosine methyltransferase: MKNRIAVVDLFAGPGGLAEGFSAVETSNGFRPFRVALSIEKDSAAHSTLLLRTFLRQFESGFPNEYYSALKNCAEEPRWAELYPVQWDAALREARQIELGSPAARKEIPPLLAQIKRTSGGNTVLIGGPPCQAYSLVGRARNKGIKDYIPEEDHRHFLYKEYLRILRQLEPLAFVMENVKGFLSASIGGDKIFTQVLADLRSVRGHGGYELFALSADEKSAFQAPAVLQPSDFIVRAEYFGIPQARHRVIVVGIRGDIAAASKLQGKRITLPTGPRATLSHVLDGMPKLRSALSKDDSPAAWTNAVREAAVMLSGLVPARFNTPQLKAYKTRLRQVIATLRVRSNLPRFEGRPAGVATDCPKDLKAWLRDPRVSHLSNHGARSHMASDLARYLFAGVYSEILGSSPKAEDFPDALAPAHKNWKSGKFRDRFTVQTREHPSSTITSHISKDGHFFIHPDPEQCRSLTVREAARLQTFPDNYVFKGNRTEQFVQVGNAVPPYLARQIGDVVYRMIKEHATHGGTPDRHKTRVSR, from the coding sequence ATGAAGAATCGTATCGCCGTTGTTGATCTTTTTGCCGGGCCCGGGGGACTTGCCGAGGGGTTCTCTGCCGTGGAAACTTCGAACGGCTTTCGCCCGTTCAGGGTGGCCTTGTCCATCGAAAAGGACTCAGCGGCACATTCGACTCTCCTCCTCAGAACATTCCTGAGACAGTTCGAGTCAGGATTCCCGAACGAGTACTATTCGGCCCTCAAGAATTGTGCTGAAGAACCCAGATGGGCTGAGCTCTATCCTGTCCAGTGGGACGCTGCTCTTCGGGAGGCCAGACAGATCGAACTTGGCTCACCTGCAGCGCGGAAAGAGATCCCCCCTCTCCTCGCTCAAATCAAGAGAACCAGTGGAGGCAACACAGTCTTGATCGGAGGCCCGCCCTGCCAAGCGTACTCCCTCGTTGGCAGGGCTCGAAACAAGGGCATCAAGGACTACATTCCCGAGGAAGATCACAGGCATTTTCTGTACAAGGAATACCTGCGCATTCTCCGCCAGCTGGAGCCACTCGCATTCGTCATGGAGAATGTCAAGGGCTTCCTGTCGGCTTCCATTGGAGGGGACAAGATATTCACGCAGGTGCTCGCGGACCTCCGATCTGTGCGCGGTCACGGTGGCTATGAACTCTTTGCCCTTTCCGCCGACGAGAAGTCAGCATTTCAGGCTCCTGCCGTGTTACAGCCGTCGGACTTCATAGTCCGCGCAGAATACTTCGGAATCCCACAGGCCCGTCATCGGGTGATTGTCGTCGGAATCCGCGGAGACATTGCGGCGGCCAGCAAATTGCAGGGTAAGCGAATCACGCTCCCGACCGGCCCACGCGCGACACTCAGTCACGTTTTGGATGGAATGCCCAAGCTTCGCAGCGCCTTGAGCAAAGACGACTCGCCTGCAGCGTGGACAAACGCCGTCAGAGAGGCTGCAGTCATGCTCAGCGGGCTCGTACCCGCCAGATTCAACACACCGCAACTCAAGGCCTACAAGACCCGCCTGCGCCAGGTGATCGCCACACTTCGAGTGAGGTCTAACCTCCCTCGCTTCGAGGGCCGGCCCGCAGGGGTCGCGACCGATTGTCCAAAGGACCTGAAAGCCTGGCTACGAGATCCTAGAGTCTCCCATCTCTCCAACCATGGAGCTCGTTCGCACATGGCTTCAGACTTGGCACGCTACCTTTTTGCTGGTGTCTATTCTGAGATTCTCGGCTCCTCGCCAAAGGCCGAAGACTTCCCGGATGCCTTGGCACCTGCCCACAAGAACTGGAAAAGTGGCAAGTTCCGTGATCGATTCACTGTGCAGACTCGTGAACATCCTTCGTCGACGATCACGAGCCATATTTCGAAGGACGGCCACTTCTTCATCCACCCCGATCCTGAGCAGTGCAGGAGCCTGACCGTTCGCGAGGCAGCGAGACTTCAGACATTTCCGGACAACTATGTCTTCAAGGGCAACCGTACCGAACAATTCGTGCAGGTCGGAAACGCGGTTCCTCCCTACCTCGCTCGTCAAATCGGCGACGTCGTCTACAGAATGATCAAGGAACACGCGACCCACGGCGGGACGCCTGACCGGCACAAGACACGGGTATCTCGATGA
- a CDS encoding ATP-binding protein: MTTPPSVDQSFRPERVAPHASFLIESMRDIGYSLESALADIVDNSIAAGATEIRLFADTTSPSPRIAFLDNGHGMTQDELLTAMRAGAKNPLDSRPPDDLGRFGLGLKTASFSQCRRLTVMSKQDEQIAVACWDLDYVAAVNDWIVQVPFDTADIPWSDDIGSTGTLVLWEQLDRLIETEPTDDSRKHLTLQLDAAIDHLELVFHRFLAGERGLQKVSISINGRSLNSFDPFHASHPATMASPLEQIRFKNHTIQVRAFTLPHHSKVTSNEWERHAGRAGYIRNQGFYVYRAKRLIIHGTWFGLARLTPITQLARVRIDMPNQLDKEWQIDVRKSSAQLPRHVRDRLRQIIDHVFSGSKNVYTSKGHRLVSPNPVPVWRRVQAKGTIRYEINADHPLVLNATKGLRPEDTKKIRGLLEFVSAGLPVDALFADVGTQPDQVANSVLSDDAFHLAFDATYSHLRSHKFSADEIRTVLKALEPFRSHWQAVEQLLQPIEPEANENE, encoded by the coding sequence ATGACGACACCTCCGAGCGTGGACCAATCCTTTCGCCCAGAGCGCGTCGCTCCACACGCTTCATTTCTCATCGAAAGCATGCGGGACATTGGCTACTCGCTCGAGAGCGCGCTGGCGGATATAGTCGACAACTCGATTGCGGCGGGCGCCACCGAGATTCGATTGTTCGCCGACACAACCAGTCCCTCACCGCGGATCGCCTTTCTCGACAACGGTCACGGAATGACCCAAGACGAACTCTTGACCGCCATGCGGGCAGGTGCCAAGAACCCCCTTGATTCAAGACCTCCTGATGATTTGGGCCGTTTTGGCTTGGGCCTGAAGACGGCGTCCTTTTCTCAGTGCCGTCGCCTGACTGTGATGTCCAAACAGGATGAGCAGATCGCCGTTGCCTGCTGGGACCTCGACTACGTTGCTGCAGTCAACGACTGGATCGTCCAAGTTCCATTCGACACCGCGGATATTCCGTGGTCTGACGACATCGGCTCCACCGGGACTCTCGTCCTCTGGGAGCAGCTTGACCGCCTGATCGAGACCGAACCTACCGACGACTCGCGCAAGCACCTAACCCTTCAGCTGGATGCAGCCATTGATCATTTGGAGCTTGTCTTTCACAGGTTCCTGGCAGGCGAGCGAGGGCTTCAGAAGGTGTCCATCTCCATCAACGGACGCAGCCTGAATTCATTCGACCCTTTTCACGCATCCCATCCCGCCACCATGGCCAGCCCACTTGAGCAGATCCGCTTCAAGAACCACACGATCCAAGTCAGGGCGTTCACGCTCCCCCACCATTCGAAAGTCACCTCCAACGAATGGGAACGCCACGCAGGTCGCGCGGGGTACATCCGGAATCAAGGGTTCTACGTCTATCGGGCCAAGCGATTGATAATTCATGGGACATGGTTCGGGCTTGCCCGCCTGACGCCGATCACTCAACTGGCCCGCGTCCGGATCGATATGCCCAACCAGCTGGACAAGGAATGGCAAATCGACGTGCGCAAGTCATCCGCCCAACTTCCCCGTCACGTCCGTGACCGTCTGCGCCAGATTATCGACCATGTGTTTTCAGGCTCGAAGAACGTCTACACGAGCAAGGGGCATCGATTGGTCAGTCCCAATCCCGTTCCTGTCTGGAGGCGGGTCCAAGCCAAAGGAACGATTCGGTACGAAATTAACGCCGACCATCCACTCGTTCTGAATGCCACCAAGGGCCTTCGTCCTGAGGACACAAAGAAGATCCGGGGCCTTCTGGAGTTCGTGTCGGCGGGCCTTCCGGTCGACGCCCTCTTCGCCGATGTCGGAACTCAGCCGGATCAGGTGGCCAACTCCGTTCTGTCAGACGATGCGTTTCACCTCGCGTTCGACGCAACATACTCGCACTTGCGGAGCCACAAATTTTCGGCCGATGAGATCAGGACCGTCCTGAAAGCGTTGGAACCGTTCCGTTCACACTGGCAAGCAGTAGAACAACTGCTCCAGCCAATTGAGCCCGAGGCCAACGAGAATGAGTGA
- a CDS encoding Z1 domain-containing protein — protein MSEGLQSIETMVAALLAKEPLPTPTRIRELIAMLRALPMGTAVSDEAAEELAKVFESRHGVTMEIGSVLTDSDYEPWLDSVRASIEPYYWQRYRDLLSQKHMSGQVLATMDQVTDRVLGLLENPARKGHWDRRGMVVGHVQSGKTANYLGLLCKAADAGYRLIVVIAGVHNNLRNQTQERVDEGFVGRDSARLSAAGPEQIIGVGRIDSTRRPVTFTTSKRDFNKVVATGVGVPLQNLTEPAVFVIKKQANTLKNLIEWLREHSARQGGRSVSAPMLLIDDEADNASINIKHGAGEVARINGLIRDLLNTFDRSCYVGYTATPFANIFIDPDTDDEMRGADLFPKDFIVSLDPPTNYFGPQRVFLNESETFVRFIEDNEPCLPMKHSTSFQVTCLPESLRTAVRAFIVARAIRLARGHTTAHCSMLVNASVKNNVQRQLRNELHTFLESVKASARMYAALPAGEALRDPELSALHEVWRKEYAGIDGLLWPDIQNQLVSVVAPIRTVLINSQSTDELDYSRHARTGLNVIAVGGFSLSRGLTLEGLVTSYFLRNSMMYDTLMQMGRWFGYRAGYDDLCRIWMPEDAAGWYTHIAEAVEELREARRVMQAANATPEQFGLKVRSHPETLIVTARNKMGSGEKLVVSIGLSARFAETATLRSDADSLRENRAAAQRLVANLAAAGPRLSDVPLGDGGYLMKEVDCGPVLEFISQFRNHPGSMLTEPGPIRRYVEERRHSELATWDVLFASLQQPDPLGRTDTSLGVAVHCQRRSEGRKDKDTLRITKKHRVASRGAERAGLTMKLLDEAQTLYKKHSPTGTNIPDLYYRHVRERPLLIVHLLIIGERDVILRDAEPVVAWSISFPKTTLEETRVEYVVNNTWWRENYGPDENDDEDMGGDLD, from the coding sequence ATGAGTGAAGGACTTCAGTCAATTGAAACGATGGTGGCGGCCTTGCTCGCGAAGGAGCCACTGCCTACGCCTACTCGAATTCGCGAACTGATCGCGATGCTGCGGGCGCTGCCCATGGGAACCGCAGTGTCAGACGAGGCCGCGGAAGAGCTCGCCAAGGTCTTCGAGTCGCGGCACGGCGTAACCATGGAAATCGGGTCCGTTTTGACGGACTCCGACTACGAACCTTGGCTCGACTCCGTCAGGGCGAGCATTGAACCCTACTACTGGCAGCGGTACCGGGACCTGTTGTCGCAGAAGCACATGTCCGGCCAAGTGCTTGCAACCATGGACCAAGTTACGGACCGTGTACTGGGCCTTCTCGAGAACCCGGCACGCAAAGGGCATTGGGATCGACGCGGCATGGTGGTCGGCCACGTACAGTCCGGCAAGACCGCGAACTACTTGGGGCTTCTTTGCAAGGCCGCCGACGCAGGGTATCGCCTGATTGTAGTTATTGCAGGAGTCCACAACAATCTGCGAAACCAGACACAGGAACGAGTTGATGAGGGGTTCGTCGGACGGGACAGTGCTCGGCTGTCCGCCGCCGGACCTGAGCAGATCATTGGCGTCGGAAGGATTGACAGCACTAGGCGACCCGTAACTTTCACCACGTCCAAGCGGGACTTCAATAAGGTGGTAGCCACCGGTGTCGGAGTTCCATTGCAGAATTTGACCGAGCCCGCAGTGTTTGTCATCAAGAAACAAGCCAATACACTGAAAAACCTGATCGAGTGGTTGCGGGAACACAGCGCTCGACAAGGCGGGCGCTCAGTGAGCGCCCCCATGTTGCTGATCGATGACGAGGCCGACAACGCGTCGATCAATATCAAGCACGGAGCGGGAGAGGTCGCCAGGATTAACGGGCTTATTCGAGACCTTCTCAATACATTCGATCGTAGTTGCTACGTTGGCTACACCGCCACGCCCTTCGCCAATATCTTCATCGACCCTGACACGGACGATGAAATGCGCGGGGCCGATCTCTTCCCGAAGGACTTCATTGTCAGTTTGGATCCGCCGACCAACTATTTTGGGCCTCAGCGCGTTTTTTTGAACGAGAGCGAGACATTCGTCCGCTTCATTGAGGACAACGAGCCCTGTCTCCCGATGAAGCACTCAACTTCTTTCCAAGTCACGTGCCTTCCCGAGAGCCTCCGAACTGCCGTCAGAGCTTTCATAGTAGCGCGAGCGATTCGGCTGGCGCGAGGGCACACCACTGCTCACTGTTCCATGCTCGTCAATGCCTCTGTAAAGAACAACGTTCAGCGACAGCTGCGCAACGAACTCCACACATTCCTGGAATCCGTGAAGGCCAGCGCTCGAATGTACGCGGCCCTGCCCGCCGGCGAGGCTCTGCGGGACCCGGAACTGAGCGCGCTTCATGAGGTCTGGAGGAAGGAGTACGCGGGCATCGACGGCCTTCTCTGGCCCGACATTCAGAACCAACTCGTCTCAGTGGTGGCACCGATAAGAACGGTTTTAATCAACAGCCAGTCGACCGATGAATTGGACTACTCCCGGCACGCGCGAACCGGCTTGAACGTTATCGCAGTCGGCGGATTCTCGCTTTCGCGTGGCCTGACGTTGGAGGGCCTCGTAACGAGCTATTTCCTCCGGAACTCGATGATGTACGACACGTTGATGCAGATGGGCCGATGGTTCGGCTATCGCGCCGGGTACGACGATTTGTGCCGGATCTGGATGCCCGAGGACGCGGCCGGCTGGTACACCCACATCGCTGAGGCGGTCGAAGAACTTCGGGAGGCGCGCCGGGTCATGCAAGCGGCCAACGCGACGCCAGAACAATTCGGGCTCAAGGTGAGGAGTCACCCTGAGACACTCATCGTGACCGCTCGAAACAAGATGGGCTCCGGTGAGAAGCTCGTAGTTTCGATCGGACTCAGTGCGCGATTCGCCGAGACCGCGACTCTGCGGTCCGACGCCGACAGCTTGCGTGAAAACCGTGCCGCAGCCCAGCGCCTGGTCGCAAACCTTGCGGCGGCGGGGCCACGTCTCTCGGACGTTCCACTAGGTGACGGTGGCTACCTGATGAAGGAAGTCGATTGTGGCCCGGTCCTCGAATTCATTTCCCAGTTCAGAAACCACCCGGGGTCGATGCTAACGGAACCCGGGCCGATTCGCCGATATGTCGAGGAACGCAGGCACTCAGAACTTGCAACCTGGGATGTTCTTTTCGCCAGTCTTCAGCAGCCAGATCCCTTGGGGCGCACCGACACATCACTGGGTGTTGCGGTTCACTGCCAACGGAGGAGCGAGGGCCGGAAGGACAAGGACACGCTCCGAATTACCAAGAAGCATCGGGTGGCATCGAGGGGCGCTGAACGAGCTGGACTGACAATGAAGCTGCTTGATGAGGCGCAGACTCTCTATAAGAAGCATTCCCCGACGGGAACGAATATCCCAGACCTCTACTACAGACATGTCAGGGAACGCCCCCTTCTGATCGTGCACCTGCTAATTATTGGCGAGCGCGACGTCATCTTGCGTGATGCCGAACCGGTGGTGGCTTGGAGCATCAGCTTCCCCAAGACAACGCTGGAAGAGACGCGGGTCGAATACGTCGTCAACAACACATGGTGGCGAGAGAACTACGGTCCGGATGAGAACGATGACGAGGACATGGGAGGTGACCTTGATTGA